A single Anopheles arabiensis isolate DONGOLA chromosome 2, AaraD3, whole genome shotgun sequence DNA region contains:
- the LOC120895790 gene encoding platelet binding protein GspB-like isoform X2: MATRDKKARSVTADSPTPSLGSANSGSSGNISALAISSSSTGAASGNDSAPTTPTSTRKAAAVASTVAAAGGGGSSSGGSGSTNTSSTRGSLSRLKSKQQLLQQGGGADEGAVDELAGIESIATTTTPSRTTRGGSALLREDSAGRESPAAKDDTTATTTTTTAGPGGASKDLTKSPAIGARRAAATATTTATTTTTTTASSKPAATAQSKKKRVVTLKRAGLLKRKGKKIIGKPMLGRKVEARRQLVTAAKSTGTRGAAATVKDVLAASKEKEEETTAATTPSLRNGKPRNSDSPVAKRKAVLKQQEAAGSSSKSPDSASMERRRSGSVLTEDGAEQTVAEMKRELLDYESRSKMLDKMAEAFNERKAAGGGAASPVVEKGTLRRSMRQRKSTAREELAPPARGKSVGGGGTVEIKLEPAESLESLTVEGAEQDSSTAAVSVDAPLTIDTTVATVDGGVACEPLHSDGTTVSSLGGVSSGGVIAGASGTAGEEVELGSVVGIGGGSAGSSGKDPSLSPGELVSEGVSEQSVKECYSEPAFLENNLGIEKDPKLGEIVQGRFRCDKVSDDAEDNAKSETVGDNAASDNGEEGGVGGSATKDADQEVEEEETVAHEAGEGVETVQKVKQEVQEDTASVGEDREITIEGVKVEEEPMEQDEEEEEEIGKELPVEEKMDIAEEEVVECVKIKEEPEEDVAAVVLEEAKSDGDTPSQTDNVPAKDTNEAQESNRRPDSAGSAVDEEAGASRASSAGGAVVAPSDGEVSSSSTTSKTPADDASSPVPVASVPCKANGDSNGTTTGDQSTPNQPSSRAGGQQRPSTGATPKTALKSSSTPVAAAAASSPAGTPTPATGKESKPKTRTTKEKSKEDEKTREEKLRQEKLRVEEKVREEKQRAERLEAERRLKEEQQQQQQLQQQVLENGHEEEQPSPASGSGGPQDEQEHKTDTTPVPALLALGGLNLPAITIALTSKKDGGSSDEKEEAAIVPKKCELEILPIKADGAPPPAVVLLSKEEKPAKEGGAAAAAPSLADTAESRLRTASKGENAAAALSAVAERKDSSNKSSSSPLTVLKQGTSNGSPSPPPATGKDAASTTTTTTPPDESDDAAKASHLLNLGLLTIRAADEEKQRRAEQKPSSSADSGAQDGGTGGNSSSQSTAGKGSDGWLAAGTAHSGGGSGRAGNKSTRSSKDEYTVSMKTTVLKGGSGSGGGSRGEKRKQQRMPLKMTFQKGKGKGGGRESSNGSGSVSSNGSGYATDTGNNGDNTFYTVHSNELDHHSSNSSDSHSHRDAAGGRKAHSRSHTTDGVNLTEAVGESVSSKEVSQKSLVIPEKASSFNVHPERLCRDQCSYCGGKFGLYDTPCHVAAIKSTERQQRILLATLPKITLDSCLCDACYRHVDRKANCPPQKKKSSTVSQTSASTGAASSSSSSTASNSTTTTNSTATQSTVSPLVLKVTTNKDGSTSIATEQPATAMEDGPTAGGKAREICAVRQCTAHAMQSLRRKWMVKMKRKIGKQLDINLEQAAKATAEYISICNKHYEQISHLMICAMCTKPLQRNHVYHLYNNVPQLERLIQEQGISMRLSSSELVVCKLCKYYANLLIKPPEPKTKKAQFVNDYNRRLLCRQRAAEEQREQQAEAAVTVTAVAPAAAPRQRQPMPVTDIVISDGDEEEEEAEDEEVEETTITETQSQQQPLPPRYQTLGDIFSIGDSSVSVRRRVSSRKSPDVTIVESNGATQMSELEEISIIPTSKSLSALHQQQQQQQQSRDDNIDMTQVLKSNPNISMRELFPGEEELGVHVNIPFSSSSMRTPEGWTKVQSTIQYDDSTRALWEELQKPYGNQSSFLRHLLLLEKYFRNGDLVLSPQAKTSATTYSEAVQNRLRSYDNVPSVVPSSPPALASLTPAATAPTVAADKTSHIFQQFSSATITIVPANKVRPRTSAGGGSSSAEITPVSPPAPVSLLKSNNLHLANSGDQGTTKQSLKRKLSIESGGRTSGGASAITSPLNTSGHSSSTVGGGSTKVVRLDEPKAPLSSPPELISISNRKASVTITTIPPAAAQLATVGSPPAAANATAQKQLSLLQQPQQSLLQSVAAVDAATAAAATLLAKKSPTAGATATTANTPTGPSSTGTTGSANASATTTAREIIQMPEQLTEAERRESSTRPWRPTLLPIAPGVSESLKTGPLYQTADGRTLPKLVQVMSGGKPYHISIEDYNRMCILRREKLLQQQQNMMQQQQQQQQTVANKRQSQLPQPNKQPSSTATTLPPPPALRLASTAGSVENNNGSANSVAVSVASSAKVVQLPNQLLEQNSLIPILSGSSGANKMGNVQKNSSLTVTMTTTVNNNSLAKSSSSSSSSSSSSRRQAKTRPRIDANNHTRHGDVVIEKRECFVLELKRNCRLMILTEELTVYSVYIE, encoded by the exons ATGGCAACCCGCGACAAGAAGGCCCGTTCGGTGACCGCAGACTCTCCCACGCCTTCGCTCGGCAGCGCCAAcagtggcagcagcggcaacatTAGCGCCCTCGCCATCAGCTCTTCCTCCACCGGTGCCGCAAGTGGAAACGATTCTGCCCCCACGACACCGACCTCCACGCGGAAAGCGGCGGCAGTAGCGAGTacggtggctgctgctggcggtggtggtagtagtagtggtggaaGCGGCAGCACCAACACCTCCTCCACCCGCGGTTCGTTGAGCCGGCTCAAGTCGAAGCAACAGTTGCTCCAGCAGGGCGGCGGTGCCGATGAGGGAGCGGTAGACGAGTTGGCAGGAATCGAATcgatcgccaccaccaccacaccgtcCCGCACGACGCGCGGCGGCAGTGCACTGCTGCGGGAAGATTCGGCCGGTAGAGAGTCGCCGGCGGCCAAGGATGATACCacggcaacgacgacgacgacgacagctgGGCCCGGTGGTGCGTCAAAGGATCTAACAAAATCGCCCGCAATCGGAGCACGACGTGCGGCCGCAACTGCTACAAcaaccgcaacaacaacaacaacaacaacagcaagctCCAAACCGGCAGCCACTGCCCAAAGCAAGAAGAAGCGTGTAGTAACCCTTAAGCGTGCTGGCCTGCTCAAGCGCAAGGGCAAGAAGATCATCGGCAAGCCAATGTTGGGCCGGAAGGTGGAGGCCCGTCGCCAGCTGGTGACGGCCGCCAAGTCGACCGGTACGCGCGGTGCCGCCGCCACGGTAAAGGACGTGCTGGCCGCCTCgaaagagaaggaggaggagacgACGGCCGCCACGACGCCCAGCCTGCGCAACGGCAAGCCGCGCAACTCGGACAGCCCGGTGGCGAAGCGCAAAGCCGTGCTGAAGCAGCAGGAAGCTGcagggagcagcagcaaatcgcCCGACAGCGCATCGATGGAACGGCGCCGGTCCGGCTCCGTCCTGACGGAGGACGGCGCGGAACAGACGGTGGCCGAGATGAAGCGCGAGCTGCTCGACTACGAATCGCGCAGCAAAATGCTGGACAAGATGGCGGAAGCGTTCAATGAGCGCAAAGCGGCGGGCGGCGGCGCTGCGTCCCCGGTCGTCGAGAAGGGAACGTTGCGGCGCAGTATGCGGCAGCGGAAAAGCACGGCCCGGGAGGAGCTAGCGCCGCCGGCGCGTGGCAAATcagtcggcggcggcggcacggTGGAGATCAAGCTCGAGCCGGCGGAATCGCTGGAATCGTTGACGGTCGAGGGGGCCGAGCAGGACAGTTCGACGGCTGCCGTTTCGGTCGATGCACCGCTCACCATCGACACTACGGTGGCGACGGTGGACGGTGGTGTTGCCTGCGAGCCGCTGCACAGCGACGGGACAACGGTCAGCAGTTTGGGCGGTGTGAGCAGTGGGGGGGTGATCGCTGGGGCGAGCGGCACGGCCGGCGAGGAGGTGGAGCTGGGCAGTGTGGTGGGGATCGGCGGCGGCAGCGCTGGCAGCAGTGGCAAGGATCCGTCGCTCAGCCCGGGCGAGCTGGTCAGCGAGGGCGTGTCGGAGCAGAGCGTGAAGGAGTGCTACAGTGAGCCGGCCTTCCTGGAGAACAATCTCGGCATCGAGAAGGACCCGAAGCTGGGCGAAATCGTGCAGGGACGCTTCCGGTGCGACAAGGTTAGTGACGATGCGGAGGACAATGCCAAAAGCGAAACGGTGGGCGATAACGCTGCTAGTGATAACGGTGAGGaaggtggtgttggtggtagtGCGACAAAGGACGCCGAtcaggaggtggaggaggaggagacagttgcGCACGAAGCGGGGGAGGGAGTGGAGACAGTGCAAAAGGTGAAGCAGGAGGTGCAGGAGGACACGGCAAGTGTGGGCGAGGATAGGGAAATAACGATTGAGGGTGTGAAGGTAGAGGAGGAACCGATGGAGCAGgatgaagaggaggaggaggagattGGCAAGGAGCTGCCGGTGGAGGAAAAGATGGACATCGCGGAGGAGGAAGTGGTGGAGTGTGTAAAAATTAAAGAAGAACCAGAGGAAGATGTTGCTGCGGTGGTGCTGGAGGAAGCGAAGAGCGACGGCGACACTCCGTCACAGACTGACAACGTTCCGGCAAAGGACACAAACGAGGCGCAGGAATCAAACCGCCGCCCCGATTCGGCAGGAAGTGCGGTAGATGAGGAGGCAGGAGCGTCACGAGCGTCATCGGCTGGTGGTGCGGTGGTTGCCCCTAGCGACGGAGAGGTTTCCTCTAGCAGCACCACCTCCAAAACACCGGCAGACGATGCTTCCTCGCCGGTTCCCGTTGCTTCCGTGCCGTGCAAAGCGAACGGTGACAGCAACGGAACAACCACCGGCGACCAATCAACTCCCAATCAACCATCATCACGGGCAGGAGGTCAGCAGCGGCCATCCACCGGCGCGACCCCAAAGACGGCATTAAAGTCGTCGTCCACGCCAgtcgccgctgccgccgcttcTTCCCCCGCGGGAACACCGACACCTGCCACCGGCAAGGAGAGCAAGCCGAAAACGCGCACGACCAAGGAGAAAAGCAAGGAGGACGAGAAGACGCGCGAAGAGAAGCTCCGCCAGGAGAAGCTGCGGGTCGAGGAGAAGGTGCGGGAGGAGAAGCAGCGCGCGGAACGGCTCGAAGCCGAACGGAGGCTgaaggaggagcagcagcagcaacagcagctccagcagcaggtGCTAGAAAATGGGCACGAGGAGGAGCAGCCATCTCCGGCTTCCGGCAGCGGCGGCCCGCAGGACGAGCAGGAACACAAGACTGACACGACGCCGGTGCCGGCACTGCTTGCGCTCGGCGGACTAAATCTGCCAGCGATCACGATCGCCCTCACCAGCAAGAAGGACGGTGGGTCGTCCGACGAGAAGGAGGAGGCGGCCATCGTGCCGAAGAAATGCGAGCTAGAAATACTGCCGATCAAGGCGGACGGAGCTCCACCGCCAGCCGTTGTGCTGCTTTCGAAGGAGGAAAAGCCCGCCAAGGAAGGTggggcggcggccgccgcacCCTCGCTGGCCGATACTGCCGAGTCACGGTTGCGCACTGCTTCGAAGGGCGAAAATGCGGCCGCTGCTCTGTCGGCGGTGGCGGAGCGAAAGGATAGCAGCAacaagtcgtcgtcgtcgccgctgACCGTACTCAAGCAAGGGACGAGCAATGGGTCGCCTTCTCCGCCACCCGCCACCGGCAAGGATGCTGCGTCTaccaccacgacgacgacgccgcCGGACGAGTCGGATGACGCTGCAAAAGCGTCCCACCTGCTTAACCTCGGCCTGCTAACGATACGGGCGGCCGACGAAGAGAAGCAGCGCCGCGCCGAACAGAAGCCATCGTCTTCGGCGGACAGTGGCGCACAGGACGGTGGGACAGgtggcaacagcagcagccagagTACGGCCGGTAAGGGTAGCGATGGTTGGCTGGCTGCCGGCACCGCCCACTCCGGCGGTGGTAGTGGTCGTGCGGGCAATAAATCAACCCGCAGCTCCAAGGACGAGTACACGGTGTCGATGAAGACGACCGTACTGAAGggtggcagcggcagcggtggTGGCTCACGGGGTGAGAAGCGAAAGCAGCAACGCATGCCACTGAAGATGACGTTCCAGAAGGGCAAGGGCAAGGGCGGTGGCCGGGAGTCGTCGAACGGGTCGGGCAGCGTGTCGAGCAATGGGAGCGGCTACGCAACGGACACGGGCAACAACGGCGACAACACGTTCTACACCGTGCACAGTAACGAG CTGGATCATCACTCGTCCAACTCATCCGATAGCCATTCGCACCGGGACGCTGCAGGCGGTAGGAAGGCGCACAGCCGCTCCCACACTACCG ACGGCGTAAACCTCACAGAAGCGGTCGGCGAAAGTGTTTCCTCCAAAGAGGTGAGCCAGAAGTCGCTGGTCATCCCGGAGAAGGCTTCCTCGTTCAATGTGCACCCGGAGCGGCTGTGCCGGGACCAGTGTTCCTACTGCGGTGGCAAGTTCGGTCTGTACGACACACCGTGCCACGTGGCCGCCATCAAATCGAccgagcggcagcagcggatTCTTCTCG CTACCCTGCCCAAGATCACGCTTGACAGCTGTCTGTGTGATGCCTGCTACCGGCACGTCGATCGCAAAGCCAACTGCCCGCCGCAGAAGAAGAAATCGTCCACCGTATCGCAGACGAGCGCGTCGACCGGTGCAgcgagcagtagcagcagcagcactgccTCCAActcgaccaccaccaccaacagcaccgCAACGCAATCGACCGTATCGCCGCTCGTACTTAAGGTCACCACGAACAAGGACGGTTCGACGAGCATCGCGACCGAGCAGCCGGCCACCGCAATGGAGGACGGCCCGACGGCGGGCGGGAAGGCGCGCGAAATCTGTGCCGTGCGGCAGTGTACCGCGCACGCGATGCAATCGCTGCGCCGCAAGTGGATGGTGAAGATGAAGCGCAAAATTGGCAAACAGCTGGACATCAATCTCGAGCAGGCGGCGAAGGCGACGGCCGAATACATCTCCATCTGCAACAAGCACTACGAGCAGATTAGCCACCTGATGATCTGCGCCATGTGCACGAAACCGCTGCAGAGGAATCATGTGTACCATCTCTACAAT AACGTACCACAGCTGGAGCGCCTGATCCAGGAGCAGGGGATTTCAATGAGGCTGAGCAGCTCGGAGTTGGTCGTGTGTAAATTATGTAAATATTATGCTAATTTATTGATTAAGCCCCCGGAACCGAAAACGAAAAAGGCTCAGTTTGTGAACGACTACAATCGAAG ATTGTTGTGTCGTCAGCGGGCGGCGGAAGAGCAGAGAGAGCAGCAGGCTGAAGCGGCAGTAACGGTTACAGcagtagcaccagcagcagcccctAGACAGCGCCAACCGATGCCTGTCACGGACATTGTAATTTCGGACGGCgatgaagaggaggaagaggcaGAGGATGAAGAAGTTGAAGAGACTACCATCACAGAAACACagagccagcagcagccactaCCGCCACGTTATCAAACGTTGGGTGACATATTTTCGATCGGCGATAGTTCCGTCTCTGTGAGACGGCGCGTCAGCAGTAGAAAGTCGCCCGACGTGACCATCGTGGAAAGCAACGGTGCGACGCAGATGAGCGAGCTGGAAGAAATCAGCATCATCCCGACGTCGAAATCTCTCTCCGCGctgcaccaacagcagcagcagcagcagcagtcgcgtGACGATAACATCGACATGACGCAGGTGCTCAAGTCGAACCCCAACATCTCGATGCGCGAGCTGTTCCCGGGCGAGGAGGAGCTGGGCGTGCACGTGAACATTCCGTTCAGCTCGTCGTCGATGCGCACGCCGGAGGGCTGGACGAAGGTGCAGTCCACGATACAGTACGACGACAGTACGCGGGCGCTCTGGGAGGAGCTGCAGAAGCCGTACGGCAACCAGTCGAGCTTTCTGCGCCATCTGCTCCTGCTCGAGAAGTACTTCCGCAACGGCGATCTGGTGCTGTCGCCGCAGGCCAAAACCAGTGCCACCACCTACTCGGAAGCGGTCCAGAACCGGTTACGCTCGTACGATAACGTACCGTCGGTGGTGCCGTCCTCACCGCCCGCCCTTGCCTCGCTGACGCCGGCGGCCACAGCGCCGACCGTGGCCGCGGACAAGACGAGCCACATCTTCCAGCAGTTTAGCAGCGCCACCATTACGATCGTGCCGGCGAACAAGGTTCGGCCGCGGACGTCGGCGGGTGGTGGTTCCTCGTCGGCTGAAATTACGCCCGTATCGCCGCCGGCTCCGGTGAGCTTGCTGAAATCGAACAACCTCCATCTGGCGAACAGTGGCGACCAAGGGACGACCAAGCAAAGCCTCAAACGCAAGCTGTCGATTGAGAGTGGTGGCAGGACGTCCGGTGGGGCCAGTGCAATTACCTCGCCACTGAACACCTCGGGCCACAGCTCCTCGACCGTGGGCGGCGGCTCCACGAAGGTAGTCAGACTGGACGAACCCAAGGCGCCCTTGTCCTCCCCGCCGGAGCtgatcagcatcagcaaccgCAAGGCGAGcgtcaccatcaccaccattcCACCGGCGGCAGCACAGTTGGCAACAGTCGGCAGCCCACCAGCAGCCGCTAACGCCACTGCCCAGAAACAGTTGTCACTGTTGCAACAACCGCAGCAATCGCTGCTGCAAAGTGTTGCGGCCGTCgatgccgccaccgccgccgccgcgacGCTTCTCGCCAAGAAATCGCCAACTGCCGGTGCAACGGCCACCACGGCGAACACACCGACGGGCCCCTCTAGCACCGGGACGACCGGCTCGGCGAATGCAAGCGCCACTACGACGGCGCGCGAAATCATCCAGATGCCCGAGCAGCTGACCGAAGCGGAGCGGCGCGAATCGTCCACGCGTCCCTGGCGGCCAACCCTCCTGCCCATCGCGCCCGGTGTGTCGGAAAGCTTGAAAACGGGCCCGCTCTACCAGACGGCGGACGGGCGCACCCTGCCCAAGCTGGTGCAGGTAATGTCCGGCGGAAAGCCCTACCACATCTCGATCGAGGACTACAACCGCATGTGCATCCTGCGGCGGGAAAAGCTgctccagcagcaacagaacatgatgcagcagcagcagcagcagcagcagacggtGGCCAACAAGCGCCAGTCGCAGCTGCCGCAACCGAACAAGCAGCCGTCGTCGACGGCAACcacgctaccaccaccacccgcccTACGGCTGGCCTCCACCGCAGGGTCGGTGGAGAACAACAACGGATCCGCCAACAGTGTGGCCGTATCCGTCGCTTCCTCCGCCAAAGTGGTCCAACTACCGAACCAGCTGCTCGAGCAGAACTCGCTCATCCCGATCCTCAGCGGTAGCAGCGGGGCGAACAAGATGGGTAATGTGCAGAAAAACAGCAGCCTCACGGTAACCATGACGACGAcggtcaacaacaacagccttGCCAagagcagtagtagtagtagtagt agtagtagtagtagtagaaggcAAGCAAAAACACGGCCTCGAATTGATGCCAACAACCACACACGACACGGTGATGTGGTGATAGAGAAGCGAGAGTGCTtcgttcttgaattgaaaaggAATTGCAGGTTAATGATTCTTACTGAGGAGCTTACAGTGTACAGCGTGTATATTGAATAA